The nucleotide sequence GACCCTGGGTATCGTGCTGTAACTTTTGACGAATTAAGAATTGCATATAAGCAGCAAGCAGAAGCATTAATGGACGGAGGTTGTGATATGCTATTGGTAGAAACGGTTTTTGATACGCTAAATGCTAAAGCAGCATTATTTGCGATTGAAGAAATAAAAGCAGAACGATCTATTAGTATTCCTGTAATGTTGAGTGGAACAATAACTGATGCAAGCGGACGAACTTTATCAGGGCAAACTGCTGAAGCATTTTTAATTTCAGTATCACATATTCCACTACTCTCAGTTGGTTTTAATTGCGCTTTAGGAGCTAATTTATTACAACCACATTTGGAAGTAATTGCATCAAAAACAGATTTTGCGATATCAGCGCATCCAAATGCAGGGCTACCAAACGCTTTTGGTGAGTATGATGAATCTCCAGAAGAAATGGCAGCTCAAATAGAAGAATATTTAAAGCGAGATTTAATAAACATTATTGGAGGTTGTTGTGGTACTACACCAGAGCATATTAAAGCTATAGCAGATGTTGCAGCAAAATATCAACCTAGAAGAATTGCTATTCCTATATAGATAGGAATCTTGTAAATTAATAATTGAGTTATTATAAGAATGAGTATTCAAAAAAAATATATGCGTTTATCGGGATTAGAACCACTAATCTTTAATGAAAATAGTAACTTCATAAATGTAGGCGAGCGTACTAATGTAGCAGGATCAAGAAAATTTTTACGATTAATAAAAGAAGAAAAATTTGATGAAGCATTAGATATAGCAAGACATCAGGTAGATGGAGGAGCACAAATTATTGATATTAATATGGATGATGGTCTTATTGATGGGAAAGAATCAATGGTAAGGTTCTTAAACCTCATAGCCGCAGAACCTGATATTTGTCGTGTTCCAATAATGATAGATAGCTCAAAATGGGAAATTATTGAAGCTGGCCTCCAAGTAATCCAAGGAAAATGTGTTGTTAATTCTATTTCTTTAAAAGAAGGCGAAGAAAAATTTATTTGGGAAGCTACTCAAATAAAACGCTATGGCGCAGCCGTTATTGTTATGGCTTTTGACGAAGTTGGACAAGCAGATAATTATGAGAGACGTATAGAAATTGCAAAACGCTCCTATGATGTATTGGTGAATAAAGTAGATTTCCCTTCAGAAGATATCATTTTCGACTTAAATATTTTTCCAGTTGCAACAGGTATGGAT is from Flavobacteriaceae bacterium and encodes:
- a CDS encoding 5-methyltetrahydrofolate--homocysteine methyltransferase, whose translation is MTIWEAIKERILVLDGAMGTMLQAYKFTEEDFRGERFKDFHIPLQGNNDLLSITQPEAIKEVHAKYFQAGADIVETNTFSGTTIAMADYELEDLVYKLNFQSAKLAKEVADEFTTKEPHKPRFVAGSMGPTNRTASMSPDVNDPGYRAVTFDELRIAYKQQAEALMDGGCDMLLVETVFDTLNAKAALFAIEEIKAERSISIPVMLSGTITDASGRTLSGQTAEAFLISVSHIPLLSVGFNCALGANLLQPHLEVIASKTDFAISAHPNAGLPNAFGEYDESPEEMAAQIEEYLKRDLINIIGGCCGTTPEHIKAIADVAAKYQPRRIAIPI